One [Clostridium] saccharolyticum WM1 DNA segment encodes these proteins:
- the ilvC gene encoding ketol-acid reductoisomerase, which produces MAKIYYQEDCNLSLLEGKTIAVIGYGSQGHAHALNLKESGCDVIVGLYEGSSSWAKAESQGLTVYTAAEAAKKADIIMILINDEKQAAMYKESIEPNLKDGDMLMFAHGFAIHFGQIVPPKNVDVTMIAPKAPGHTVRNEYLVGRGTPCLVAVHQDYTGKAKDKALAYALALGGARAGVLETTFKVETETDLFGEQAVLCGGVCALMKAGFETLVEAGYAPENAYFECIHEMKLIVDLIFESGFAGMRYSVSNTAEYGDYITGPKIITEETKKAMKQVLADIQNGTFAKDWLLENQVGCAHFHAARKKEASHQLEKVGSELRKLYSWNDGGKLIDN; this is translated from the coding sequence ATGGCAAAAATTTACTATCAGGAAGATTGCAACTTATCCCTATTGGAGGGTAAGACCATTGCAGTTATTGGATACGGCAGTCAGGGCCATGCCCATGCGCTTAATTTAAAGGAGTCAGGATGCGATGTCATAGTAGGACTTTATGAGGGAAGCAGTTCCTGGGCAAAAGCAGAGTCTCAGGGATTAACCGTATATACAGCTGCAGAGGCGGCAAAAAAAGCTGACATCATCATGATATTGATTAACGATGAGAAGCAGGCTGCTATGTACAAGGAATCAATAGAGCCTAATTTAAAGGATGGGGACATGCTCATGTTTGCCCATGGCTTTGCGATTCATTTTGGACAGATCGTTCCTCCCAAGAATGTTGATGTTACCATGATTGCACCAAAGGCTCCCGGTCATACTGTTAGAAACGAATATCTGGTAGGCAGGGGAACTCCATGTCTGGTTGCCGTTCATCAGGACTACACAGGCAAGGCGAAGGACAAGGCTCTTGCTTATGCATTAGCCCTGGGCGGTGCAAGAGCCGGCGTATTGGAGACCACCTTTAAGGTTGAAACAGAAACTGACCTTTTCGGTGAGCAGGCCGTATTGTGCGGCGGTGTTTGCGCATTGATGAAGGCTGGATTTGAAACTCTGGTAGAAGCAGGCTATGCTCCTGAGAATGCTTATTTTGAATGCATCCATGAGATGAAACTGATCGTGGACCTGATTTTTGAAAGCGGCTTTGCAGGTATGAGATATTCCGTTTCCAATACTGCAGAATATGGTGATTACATCACTGGACCAAAGATCATTACCGAAGAAACCAAGAAGGCAATGAAACAGGTTCTTGCTGATATTCAGAATGGTACCTTTGCCAAGGACTGGCTGCTGGAGAACCAGGTAGGCTGTGCTCACTTTCATGCAGCTAGAAAAAAAGAGGCATCTCATCAGTTAGAAAAGGTAGGAAGCGAGCTTCGTAAGCTTTACAGCTGGAACGACGGCGGAAAGCTGATCGATAACTAA
- the ilvN gene encoding acetolactate synthase small subunit has product MERIVLSLLVDNTSGVLSRVAGLFSRRGYNIESLTVGVTADERYSRMTVVSTGDQEILDQIEKQLRKLEDVRDIKELKPGCSVYRELILVKVHANASERQAISAIAEIFRATIVDVGKDSVTVMLTGDQSKLDALINLLEDYEILELARTGLTGLARGSDDIRYLP; this is encoded by the coding sequence ATGGAAAGAATCGTATTATCATTGTTGGTTGATAACACCTCCGGCGTTTTAAGCCGTGTGGCCGGACTGTTCAGCCGCCGTGGCTATAATATTGAAAGCCTTACGGTAGGTGTGACTGCGGATGAGAGATATTCCAGAATGACAGTGGTGTCCACCGGCGATCAGGAGATTTTAGACCAGATTGAAAAACAGTTGAGAAAGCTGGAAGATGTAAGGGATATCAAAGAATTAAAGCCGGGCTGTTCTGTTTACAGAGAGCTTATTCTGGTCAAAGTGCATGCCAATGCCAGTGAGCGTCAGGCAATCAGTGCCATAGCAGAAATTTTCCGAGCCACTATTGTGGATGTGGGCAAGGATTCTGTGACCGTCATGCTGACAGGAGATCAGTCAAAGCTTGATGCACTTATTAACCTGCTTGAAGATTATGAAATATTAGAGCTAGCGAGAACCGGTCTTACCGGACTTGCCAGAGGCTCTGACGACATTCGATATCTGCCGTAG
- a CDS encoding cation diffusion facilitator family transporter, protein MKRMMKRKKESDPRTIAMYVSMVTIVINLLLSVFKLTAGILAHSGAMISDGVHSASDVLSTIVVIVGVNIAGKKSDKEHPYGHDRMECVAAIILSAMLMATGIMIGISGIRKIASGSGEETVIPGLLALAAAVLSIMVKEWMYWYTRAAAKKIHSGAVMADAWHHRSDALSSVGAMIGIAGARLGYPVLDPVASVVICIFIGKAAVDVFRDAMDKMVDKACDDETVRKMKESAMEVMGVKQIDDIRTRMFGAKVYVEIEIAAEGNLVLMESHEIAENVHLSIEKHFPDVKHCMVHVNPLPGSETQKNDRECL, encoded by the coding sequence ATGAAGCGGATGATGAAAAGGAAAAAGGAAAGCGATCCCAGAACGATTGCCATGTATGTATCAATGGTAACCATTGTGATCAATCTGTTGCTTTCGGTTTTTAAACTGACAGCCGGTATTCTGGCCCATTCCGGAGCAATGATATCCGATGGGGTACATTCGGCATCCGATGTATTAAGTACCATTGTGGTCATCGTTGGGGTAAATATAGCAGGAAAAAAGTCAGATAAGGAGCATCCTTACGGTCATGACCGCATGGAATGTGTAGCCGCCATCATTCTTTCAGCCATGCTCATGGCGACAGGAATAATGATCGGCATAAGCGGTATCAGGAAGATTGCATCAGGAAGCGGAGAAGAAACCGTTATTCCGGGTTTGTTGGCGCTTGCAGCCGCAGTTTTGTCCATTATGGTAAAGGAGTGGATGTACTGGTACACAAGAGCGGCTGCAAAGAAGATACATTCAGGGGCAGTTATGGCAGATGCCTGGCATCACCGCTCCGACGCCCTGTCTTCTGTGGGAGCCATGATCGGCATTGCCGGAGCAAGGCTTGGCTATCCGGTTCTGGATCCTGTGGCCAGTGTGGTGATTTGTATTTTTATCGGAAAGGCAGCCGTTGATGTTTTTCGGGATGCCATGGATAAAATGGTGGATAAAGCATGCGATGATGAAACCGTACGTAAAATGAAGGAATCCGCCATGGAAGTCATGGGCGTGAAGCAAATTGATGATATCAGAACAAGGATGTTCGGGGCCAAGGTGTATGTGGAAATTGAAATCGCCGCCGAGGGGAACCTGGTTCTCATGGAATCCCATGAGATTGCGGAGAATGTACATCTATCCATTGAAAAGCATTTTCCAGATGTAAAGCATTGTATGGTCCATGTAAATCCTCTTCCTGGGTCTGAAACACAAAAAAATGACCGGGAGTGCTTGTAG
- a CDS encoding metallophosphoesterase family protein: MKILVLSDHESKSLYEYYTPEKLKDIDLIISCGDLRANYLTFFATFSHAPVYYVRGNHDCKYEECPPEGCTCIEDDIVTFRGIRIMGLGGSMQYIPGSPNQYTERGMERRIKKMWWKLKKNKGFDILVTHAPAYQLNDLPDLPHQGFSCFKALMDKYSPKYFLHGHVHANYGKAFRREDRYGCTMVVNAYEYYIIDYPGNL; this comes from the coding sequence GTGAAAATTCTGGTACTGTCTGACCATGAGTCAAAATCACTCTATGAATATTATACGCCGGAAAAACTGAAAGACATTGATTTGATTATTTCATGCGGAGACTTGAGGGCGAATTACCTTACATTTTTTGCAACGTTTTCCCATGCTCCGGTTTATTATGTCCGTGGAAATCATGATTGTAAGTATGAGGAGTGTCCTCCTGAGGGCTGTACCTGTATTGAGGATGATATCGTGACCTTCCGGGGAATCCGGATTATGGGGCTGGGCGGGTCCATGCAATACATTCCAGGCTCGCCCAATCAGTATACGGAGCGGGGGATGGAACGGAGAATCAAAAAAATGTGGTGGAAGCTTAAGAAAAACAAAGGCTTTGATATTCTTGTCACCCATGCTCCGGCCTATCAGCTCAACGATCTGCCGGACCTGCCACATCAGGGGTTTTCCTGTTTTAAAGCGCTGATGGACAAGTATTCTCCCAAATATTTTCTTCATGGACATGTCCACGCCAACTATGGAAAGGCCTTTCGACGGGAAGACCGGTATGGCTGTACAATGGTTGTAAATGCGTATGAATATTATATTATTGATTATCCAGGGAATCTGTAA
- a CDS encoding BMP family ABC transporter substrate-binding protein — translation MALYDYVGALRRGRRQYQASVSKGEYPYLPVLDQILSYTDIVSEVNLGIMDIPLEKVVGTKTEGRTTAFASNFMPLLSEKSEFGAKWAYLYDHQIKEGIHDPIAAYEFMNQYYVQEGNKRVSVLKYVGAFSISASVTRLIPKRTDDLDNRLYYEFLDFYQVSFNCDVWFSKEGCYDRLIKAMSKNPGEPWSEEDRIVFKSAYDRFSKAFHAFGGDDFDMTCSDAFLVYVELLGYEEVKDRMEGQIKKDLVKIKDELLLASRGSKIALVEQPEEIEETSDNSPLKLINWLRPFQAIEPHMLKIAFIHAKTAETSSWTYGHELGRMHLEQAFDGAIQTVSIFNADSEPEIANAIELAISARCNVIFTTASQMINLCVKAAIDHPEVKVFNCSVNMSYSSICTYYGRMYESKFLMGALAAAMSQNEKIGYIADYPIYGTIANVNAFALGARMINPYAKVYLEWSRVKDRDAHEELEKERITFISGEDMITPLTPTREYGLYHKTLDGSLKNLATPIWHWGKFYERIVNIICHGDFDRKGMKGKQAINYWWGMSADVIDVICSQNLPYGTSRLIAFLKNSIRTGSFQPFEGIIYSQDGHLRCEEHFSLAPEEITTMNWLTENVVGQIPAFDELTEEARSLVRLQGQTIYENMDMEESRENSGTV, via the coding sequence ATATCAGGCTTCCGTATCAAAGGGGGAATATCCGTATCTGCCGGTTCTGGATCAGATCCTGTCCTATACGGATATTGTTTCAGAAGTGAATCTGGGGATCATGGATATTCCTCTGGAAAAAGTGGTAGGCACGAAAACTGAGGGGCGGACAACTGCCTTTGCCAGCAATTTTATGCCTCTTTTATCAGAAAAATCAGAGTTCGGGGCGAAATGGGCTTATTTGTATGATCATCAGATCAAGGAGGGGATCCACGATCCCATTGCAGCCTATGAATTTATGAACCAGTATTATGTCCAGGAAGGCAATAAAAGAGTCAGTGTCTTAAAATATGTAGGTGCTTTCAGTATTTCAGCTTCTGTCACACGGCTGATTCCAAAAAGGACCGATGATTTAGACAACAGGCTTTATTATGAGTTCCTGGATTTTTATCAGGTTTCCTTTAATTGCGACGTGTGGTTCAGCAAGGAAGGGTGCTATGACAGGCTGATTAAGGCTATGAGCAAGAATCCGGGAGAGCCTTGGAGCGAAGAAGACAGGATCGTTTTTAAGTCCGCCTATGACCGCTTCTCCAAAGCATTCCATGCCTTTGGCGGCGATGATTTTGATATGACTTGTTCTGATGCCTTTCTTGTTTATGTAGAGCTGTTGGGATATGAAGAGGTAAAGGACCGGATGGAAGGGCAGATAAAAAAAGATCTGGTCAAGATAAAGGATGAACTTCTCCTGGCTTCCAGGGGCAGTAAGATCGCTTTGGTTGAACAGCCGGAAGAAATTGAAGAAACATCTGATAACAGTCCTCTTAAGCTGATCAACTGGCTGCGTCCGTTCCAGGCCATTGAACCGCATATGCTGAAGATCGCATTTATCCATGCGAAAACAGCGGAAACTTCAAGCTGGACTTATGGCCACGAGCTTGGCCGGATGCACCTGGAACAGGCTTTTGACGGCGCCATACAGACGGTATCGATCTTTAATGCCGATTCTGAGCCTGAAATTGCCAATGCCATTGAACTGGCAATTTCGGCCCGGTGTAACGTAATTTTCACTACTGCCTCTCAAATGATCAATTTATGTGTAAAAGCAGCAATCGACCATCCGGAAGTAAAGGTTTTTAATTGTTCTGTTAATATGTCTTATTCCTCCATCTGCACCTATTACGGAAGGATGTATGAATCGAAATTCCTTATGGGTGCTTTGGCAGCTGCCATGTCCCAGAATGAGAAGATCGGATATATTGCCGATTATCCCATTTACGGCACCATTGCCAATGTCAATGCCTTTGCCCTGGGTGCAAGAATGATCAATCCTTATGCCAAGGTATACTTAGAATGGTCAAGGGTAAAGGACCGGGATGCCCATGAGGAACTTGAAAAAGAGAGGATTACCTTTATCTCCGGGGAAGATATGATTACACCTTTGACTCCTACCAGAGAATATGGGCTTTACCATAAGACACTTGACGGAAGCCTTAAAAACCTGGCAACTCCCATTTGGCATTGGGGTAAATTCTACGAAAGAATCGTCAACATCATTTGTCATGGAGATTTTGACAGAAAAGGAATGAAGGGAAAGCAGGCAATCAATTACTGGTGGGGCATGTCAGCAGATGTGATTGATGTTATTTGTTCCCAGAATCTGCCTTACGGCACCAGCCGCCTGATTGCATTTTTGAAGAATTCCATACGGACCGGAAGCTTTCAGCCTTTTGAAGGAATCATTTATTCTCAGGATGGACACCTCCGGTGTGAGGAACATTTCAGCCTTGCCCCTGAGGAAATAACCACCATGAACTGGCTGACCGAGAATGTGGTGGGGCAGATTCCTGCATTTGATGAGCTAACAGAAGAAGCACGGTCTCTGGTACGCCTCCAGGGACAGACAATATACGAAAACATGGATATGGAGGAATCGCGTGAAAATTCTGGTACTGTCTGA